In the genome of Pseudomonas sp. B33.4, the window GAAAGGCCTGAACGTGGTCACCCAGCCGGATCCGGCGAATGACAGCGTCAGCCTCGAAATCGGCCACGGTGATGCGCATCCATTCATCTATCAGGTGCAGATGCGCGGCTACTTCACGCCGTCCTTCGCGCGTGGCGGGATGGGCTCGAAGCAGCTCAACAATCGCCGCTACTACCGCGCCGAAGTGCATTTGAGCGAGGGCAGTCAGGACTACGATCTGGTCGGCTACACCAAAGAGCAGATCATCAACGACATCCTCGACCAGTACGAACGCCACATGCAGTTCCTGCATCTGGTGCGTTAATTGGCAGTTGAGCGCCGGGACGTTTTACGACTCGGCGCTCAGCACCATGAACAACACCATCGCCGCCAGCGGCACGCCGAACACCGCACTGCCAATCGCTATTTCCGAACCCAGCGGTTGCTTCGCATGCACCACACCCACCGCGCCATTAATCACCGTCAATGCCAGCCACAGGGCGGCGAAGCCGTAGGCCATGGTCTGGCGGCTGAAGCCGATGCGCTCGCCGATGTAGAGCATGAGGGCGAGCAGGACCAGGCCGAAGAAAATGATGATGGCGGTGTGCATGGGGCGTTCTGCCTGATGAAGGTGCAGTGCCGGGAAGAGCCCCTTCGCGAGCAGGCTCGCTCCCACAATGGATCTCGGCTGGACATAAATTTCATGTACACAGGAAATCCCTGTGGGAGCGAGCCTGCTCGCGAAAGGGCCACCTCTGTGTCCTTTAGAGCATAGCCAATCCAGCCCCTGCCATACTCATCAGGTACTTTCGCGTTCGATAACTTGGCATTGCAGCAGATTCAGGCGTTGTATCTCGTCGCTCGGCAACACGCCAAGGCTTTCCAGTACGCGTGTTGCAGCCAGCACGCCAATCTCCAGCGCCGGTGGTTTGATCGTGCTCAGGCTGGGCAGGAGCATCTCGGCGAAAGGGTAATCACCGAAGCCGAGAACGGCGCAGTCTTCGGGGATTTTTAAACCCGCGCGTTGCCCGGCAAGCAAGCCGCCAGCGGCGAGGTTGTCGTTGGCGAAGATGATCGCGTCGGGGCGCGGTGTGGTGTTCATCAGCGCATCCATCGCCTGTTTGCCGGCCTCGAATGGTGCGCGCTCAGCGTCGGGAGCGAAGACCCAGGGTTTCAGGCCGGATTCTTTTAAAGTCGCTGCATAACCGTCGCGGCGTTCCAGTGCGCTGAAGTCGCCCGGTGCACTGTTCTGCACGAAGGCGATCCGTCGATAGCCTTTGCCCAGCAAATACTTCGCTGCCACCACGCCCACTTCAAAGTGCGAAAAACCGATCTGCATCGGCTCGCGATCCGGCTGGTAATCCCAGGTTTCAATCACCGGAACATCCGCCTCGGCGATCATCTTTTCCGTGCCGGCACTGTGAAAGTGACTGGTGAGCACCAGCGCCGCCGGCGACCAGCCGAGAAACGCGCGCACCGCGTTTTCTTCCTGCTCGGCGCTGAAGTAACTTGATGCCAGCAACAGCTGATAGCCATGCCGGCTGAGAGTGTCGCTGAAGCCTTGGATGGTATTGGCGAAGATCGGCCCGGAGATGTTCGGAATCACCATCCCGACGATTTTTCCCCGCGCGGAGGCCAGCCCGCCGGCCACCAGATTCGGTACATAACCCAACTCGGCCACCACCGCCGCGATGCGTTCGCGGCGCTCGGGCGACACCTGCTCGGGCTGATTGAAATAGCGCGACACGGTAATCGCCGAAACCCCGGCCTCACGTGCCACCGCATTCAGGGTCACGCGTCCGGCGCCACGGCGTTTGCGCGGTTGTTCTTCGCTCAAGGCTCGATCCTTCTTAAAAACAAAATCGCATATAAAAGTAATTTTTCAGTATTGGACGCTCTATGCGTGGCTTGCCAATACTGGCGATGTTAGCGCTAACAAAGCGCGTTGTCTGCTACTCGCTCGAGCGAATGCCCAAGACACCGATTCAGGCGCTGTCGTCGCAGAACGGCAGCGGATCAGGGCCAATTTCGAGCGGGCAGAGCATGCACAATATTCCTGGGGCGACACACACACTGGCGCAATCCATTCGCGCCGCCGGCTGGTTATTGACGGGGTTGGTGGCGTTGCCGTTGCCCAACGCCTTCGCCGCCGAGAGCGCAGATCAAGAGCCGACACTCAAATCCGTGACCGTCACTGCCACGCGCCGCGAAGAGTCGCTGCAAAAAGTGCCGGTCGCAGTGTCTGTGATCGACGGCGAGCAGCTTGAGCGCGATAACCGCAACGGCGTGGCGAGCATCGTTCAGCAAGTACCGTCGCTGAATTTCCGCACTGGCGCGTCGAACAAAGACACCTCGTTGTTTGTGCGCGGCGTCGGTACGATTTCCACCTCGCCGGGCGTTGAGCCAACCGTGGCGACGGTGATTGATGGCGTGGTGTATGCGCGACCGGGGCAGTCCACGCTCGATCTGCTGGATCTTGAGCGCGTCGAAGTATTGCGCGGCCCACAGGGCACACTGTTCGGCAAAAACGCCTCGGCCGGCGTGCTCAACATCACCAGCAAGGCGCCGACCGCCGAGACCCATGGCTACATCGATCAGTCGTACTACAGCGGCAACGAAAGCCGCACTCGATTCGGCATCGGCGGCAGCCTGATTCCGGACACGTTGAAAGGCTCGATCAGCACCCTGTTCGGTAGCTACGACGGTAACGTCGACAACCAGCACAACGGCCAGGAGGTCAACGGTTACAACCATCGCGGCGTGCGCGGCAAACTCGAATTCACCCCGAACGACGACATCACCTTCACCCTGATTGCCGACTACATGCAGTCCCACGACGACGGCCCCAATGGAGTGGTCAGCAAGTCGCTGACCCCGGCTTTTGCCAACGCGCTGAGCCCGGTCAATGCGAGCAGCCACAACCGCGACATCAACACCGACACGCGCAGCCACGTTGAGGACATCAACAAAGGCCTGTCCGGCCAGCTCGACTGGCAACTGGGCGATTACACGCTGACCTCGATTACCGCATGGCGCGGCTGGGACAACACCCAGTATCAGGACGGCGACCGTCTCGGCACGGTGACCGCAGCCTTTCCCGGCACGGCGGACAAGGGCTATCTGGCCTTCGATCAATACTCGCAAGAACTACGTCTGGCCTCACCCAAAGGCGAATTTCTCGAATACGTCGGCGGCCTGTTCTACATGCACGGCAAGGACGATGAGACCTATCAGCGCACGCTGACCACCACCACGCGCACCGACCGTGGCGTCGCCAACTACAGCACCACCAGCGACAGCTATGCGGTGTTCGGTGAGAGCACGCTTAACTTCACCTCCGACTTTCGCGGCATCGCCGGCCTGCGCTACACCCACGATGATCTCGAATACGATCACCGCCGCGTCTCCACTTCGGCCACCACCGTCAGCGGCATTCAACCGGCCACCAGCAGTTCCGGTTCAGTGGATGAAGATGGCTGGTCCGGCCGACTCGGCGTGCAGTACGACCTGAGTGATACGGTCACCACTTACCTGACCTACTCGCGCGGCTACAAAGGTCCGGCTTACAACGTGTTCTTCAACATGCAGCCGCGTGACACCGAAGCGCTGAAACCGGAGACCTCCAATACCTGGGAAGCGGGGATCAAAGCGACGAGCTGGAACAATCGCCTGACCACCAACCTCGCGGTGTTCCACAGCGACTACGACAACTATCAGGCGAACTTCTTCGACACCGTCGCCGGGCAAGTGGTGACGCGATTGATCAATGCCGGCAGCGTCAGCACCGAAGGCGTCGAACTCGATTACGCCTTGCAGGCGACCCAGCAGTTGAAGTTCTCCGGTGCACTCGCTTACACCCGTGCCCGCATCGATGAATTCGCC includes:
- a CDS encoding LacI family DNA-binding transcriptional regulator, with translation MSEEQPRKRRGAGRVTLNAVAREAGVSAITVSRYFNQPEQVSPERRERIAAVVAELGYVPNLVAGGLASARGKIVGMVIPNISGPIFANTIQGFSDTLSRHGYQLLLASSYFSAEQEENAVRAFLGWSPAALVLTSHFHSAGTEKMIAEADVPVIETWDYQPDREPMQIGFSHFEVGVVAAKYLLGKGYRRIAFVQNSAPGDFSALERRDGYAATLKESGLKPWVFAPDAERAPFEAGKQAMDALMNTTPRPDAIIFANDNLAAGGLLAGQRAGLKIPEDCAVLGFGDYPFAEMLLPSLSTIKPPALEIGVLAATRVLESLGVLPSDEIQRLNLLQCQVIEREST
- a CDS encoding TonB-dependent receptor; its protein translation is MHNIPGATHTLAQSIRAAGWLLTGLVALPLPNAFAAESADQEPTLKSVTVTATRREESLQKVPVAVSVIDGEQLERDNRNGVASIVQQVPSLNFRTGASNKDTSLFVRGVGTISTSPGVEPTVATVIDGVVYARPGQSTLDLLDLERVEVLRGPQGTLFGKNASAGVLNITSKAPTAETHGYIDQSYYSGNESRTRFGIGGSLIPDTLKGSISTLFGSYDGNVDNQHNGQEVNGYNHRGVRGKLEFTPNDDITFTLIADYMQSHDDGPNGVVSKSLTPAFANALSPVNASSHNRDINTDTRSHVEDINKGLSGQLDWQLGDYTLTSITAWRGWDNTQYQDGDRLGTVTAAFPGTADKGYLAFDQYSQELRLASPKGEFLEYVGGLFYMHGKDDETYQRTLTTTTRTDRGVANYSTTSDSYAVFGESTLNFTSDFRGIAGLRYTHDDLEYDHRRVSTSATTVSGIQPATSSSGSVDEDGWSGRLGVQYDLSDTVTTYLTYSRGYKGPAYNVFFNMQPRDTEALKPETSNTWEAGIKATSWNNRLTTNLAVFHSDYDNYQANFFDTVAGQVVTRLINAGSVSTEGVELDYALQATQQLKFSGALAYTRARIDEFACPAGAAASCNVNGKPLPFSPDWKSYVRADYSIPLDNGLDIELGTDYSWQSEVQYDISQNADTKQGAYGLWNASVALADYSNGWRVALLGKNLTDKSYSPLLASGGNYIYRAVPRDDERYFGVQLRKDF